One Cucurbita pepo subsp. pepo cultivar mu-cu-16 chromosome LG09, ASM280686v2, whole genome shotgun sequence DNA window includes the following coding sequences:
- the LOC111802065 gene encoding cytochrome P450 71B10-like, whose product MSFLPFPPGLPLILFLSTLFIILKWKATTKRRKLNFPPSPPKLPIIGNLHQLGKLPHKSLWRLSQLYGPIMSFSVGRIETITISSTQTARALLKTHDFQSCNRPQTHAIKKLTYNFLDIAFTPYSDYWREIRKICIHELFSIKRVLSYEPIREQEVGLLIESISQSASCGVVVDLTEKCTAFTTGVIFRIAFGKPFKGDGFHELVSEAEALLGSYSAFEFFPIPFVGKVIDWFSGREARLERVFNEMNVLFQEVIDEHLHPMRPKPKQDDIIDVLLAISKKQVESCTVVITHQNIKAILLNLFLAGIETSSITLVWAMAELAKNPTLMKKAQEEIRNHVGNRGKVTERDIEELPYMKMIVKETLRLHPPAPLLVPRETISNFKMEGYDFYPKTTVQVNVWAIGRDPTCWKEPEEFLPERFAESSIDYKGLHFELLPFGGGRRICPGLNMGVKTVDLALANLLYHFDWKLPEGMKEEDLDMEEKSGLSLTVHKKLPLELVPMLYHP is encoded by the exons ATGTCTTTCCTTCCATTTCCtcccgggcttcccctcatcCTCTTCCTCTCTACACTTTTCATCATCCTAAAATGGAAAGCCacaacaaagagaagaaaacttAATTTTCCCCCAAGCCCACCCAAGCTTCCAATCATTGGAAACTTGCATCAACTTGGCAAGCTCCCACACAAATCTTTATGGCGCCTCTCTCAGCTTTACGGTCCCATTATGAGCTTTAGTGTAGGCCGTATAGAAACCATCACTATATCATCTACCCAGACAGCTCGTGCCCTCTTGAAAACTCACGATTTTCAAAGTTGCAACAGACCACAAACGCATGCTATCAAAAAACTCACTTACAATTTTCTTGATATTGCATTTACACCTTACAGCGATTATTGGAGAGAGATACGCAAAATTTGTATACATGAGCTTTTTAGTATAAAAAGGGTGTTATCTTACGAACCCATTAGAGAGCAAGAAGTTGGTTTACTTATTGAATCAATTTCACAATCAGCTTCTTGTGGGGTCGTTGTTGATCTTACTGAGAAGTGCACTGCTTTCACTACTGgtgttatttttagaattgCATTTGGGAAGCCGTTTAAAGGGGATGGATTTCATGAGCTTGTGAGTGAAGCTGAGGCCCTATTGGGAAGCTATAGtgcttttgagttttttccAATTCCTTTTGTGGGGAAGGTAATTGATTGGTTTAGTGGCCGAGAAGCTAGACTTGAGAGGGTTTTTAATGAGATGAATGTTCTGTTTCAAGAAGTGATTGATGAACATCTTCATCCTATGAGGCCTAAGCCAAAACAAGATGATATCATTGATGTGCTTTTGGCGATCAGTAAAAAGCAAGTTGAATCTTGCACCGTTGTCATTACCCACCAAAACATCAAAGCTATTCTTTTG AACCTATTTTTAGCAGGAATAGAGACAAGTTCAATTACATTAGTATGGGCAATGGCAGAACTGGCCAAGAACCCAACATTGATGAAGAAAGCTCAAGAAGAAATCCGAAATCACGTGGGAAACAGAGGAAAGGTCACAGAGAGAGACATAGAAGAGCTTCcatatatgaaaatgatagtGAAAGAGACACTAAGACTACATCCACCGGCACCTCTTCTTGTTCCAAGAGAAACCATTTCCAATTTCAAAATGGAAGGCTACGATTTTTACCCAAAAACGACTGTTCAAGTGAACGTTTGGGCAATTGGGCGAGACCCCACATGTTGGAAAGAACCGGAAGAATTTCTTCCTGAGAGATTTGCAGAGAGCTCCATTGATTACAAAGGACTACATTTTGAGCTCTTGCCATTTGGGGGTGGTCGGAGGATATGCCCGGGGTTGAATATGGGGGTGAAAACTGTGGATTTGGCTTTAGCAAATCTTTTGTACCATTTTGATTGGAAGTTGCCGGAGGGGATGAAGGAGGAGGACTTGGACATGGAAGAGAAATCAGGTTTGAGTCTCACCGTCCACAAAAAGTTGCCTCTCGAACTAGTACCGATGTTATACCATCCATGA